Part of the Quercus robur chromosome 5, dhQueRobu3.1, whole genome shotgun sequence genome, AAAGGACTTTATATCAAGGATCGACTGTTCGAGAATTCTTCCTGTTCGTTACTCAGACAACTATTTCTTGTTGGTGTCCGGCTACGTTATTCCCATTAAGATCACTTTTAAGGTCCTTCCAGGTGTCACGCCTTGAGTTTCACTTCATGGCTAGAATTACCATGACAGTCCATTAAGCTGGATAAAGAAtactcttttaattttgtttgaaaCCTGTGGAAGTATAAAATCTATTGAGGTCAAGTTTTACAGAGGAAATCATTATCACAAGTTCCTGGATTTCTTGGAAATAAATTTCCAACTTTTACATACTTAATTGTCCTTTTTTGCACTGAGAAACATTTTTTACTTAAAGTTTCACCAGTGATACCAGGAAAGAAGCAGCTAAATAAATTGAGAGAACCTTTTATATTTCTGCCAATGTTATTTAGTTCTTAGATGAAATACCTTCAAATTTTTAGTATATGGTGTTGTCTCCGTGTGTAAATAATTTGCTGAGATGGACCTTTTTATCATTTGCTTGCTTTTCATGTGTGTGCTTTCTTATTACTTTATGTCTTGATCAAGGGAGTGATGGAATGAGAGAAAGATGCAGGGAGGAAGGgtgtttattcaattaaaaaaaagggtaaggGATGAGTGAAAGAAATGCATATGAATTTAGTTCGTTTAGCAAACTGAAAATTGGACTTTGAATTTGGATGCTTTGTAATCTAAAGTATAAAAttctatataatttttgaattgTCCTTTTTTGTTAACATAAACAATAGAAATcaatattataaatttcaaaggTAAAATTTTGAGTAAATTCCAACTCAAAAATCATCATCTAAATGTAATACAAGagataaaatttcatttatgtATAACCTAGAAAGAGATGCATAGAGAAATCTCATCaatgaatgagaaaaattaatgtTAGTATGGAcatgtttggaaaaaaaaaaattaaaaaaaataaataaataaaaaaaaagaggaaaagaaatagGAAATGTTACTAAGAAGATTTAACTTCAAGTTGACAAGGAAGCATAAATGCCTTGCTTGCTTCTTTTgttccttctttcttttattttcttttgtgttggaGGAAGGATTTCTTCTTTGATACAATAACATGATAATCTATTGAGTTGGATAAGGAATATTTTCTTTGGCACAATGGCTTgataattctatatatatatagtagaagTTATAAATGGTTTTCATATGAACTTACCCTTAAAAAATTCGATACAAAAAATAACTTGGAAGCTTCTCAAGGTGTGTTTTGAAGCCAAAATTGGATTCTTCTTGttgtaagtttttatagttgcctatataaatttgttcatatgtatgtgtgtttttgtattgttattcATAAACAATAGTTTCTTTGcttacttaaaatttgttatataaatGTTAAATGTAGTAAGATTATATTGCACTTGTTGCTATATTTTTATGAGATATATTACTGTAAATGGTTTGGTTTATGTTACATTTGATGTAATTTTGATAAATAGTGTATCACTCAACTTTTTCTTATGAATCATAATTTTCTTgaatcaagtttttattttcttgaatcacgtttttattcaatatctATTACAGGTCAATCactcacaaaattttaaaataattagttGTGCGCTATATTTAAGAATGCAAGCAATTATAATCGCCCTTCATAGATTAGTGAGCTTTTCATGACTAATCACCTTGATATTCAAAAAGAACAATAGATCAACTTAATATTTGATAAGCATGATAATAGGAGAAAGAAAATTAGTCTAACAATGGGATTAACAAACTattattatggaaaaaaaaaaaaaagtattgaggaatatAACTTCAGTAAAAGTTACTGAACAGTCTAACTCGAAccaattttatcaaatatttgttttgtCCTTTATTAGTACTAAAATAGTTTACATTTGTTCTCAAACGTTACCAAACATTTTTCCACCCTATTCATCACGTGGGGAAGAGAGGGGTTGAACATAAATTCTTTTCAAGAAGAACATCTACCAGTACCATCGACTACTGAGCTAAAAAAATTCTTggcaaaatattaaatatacaCAAATGTTAAGGAGTGATAGACttaacattaaatatatatatatatatatatatatatatatatatatttgttaaatgaaaaaacatcatcatgttGCATTTTTCATTGTATAACCATGCCACCTTTACTACTAAACTTTCTCCTGTAGATTTTGTTGTTATGAGTTGTAATGGATAACCTAGGTTAAGTAAAAGCTTGCATAAAGAAGTAACAATGTATAAATATGAAGGCAAACTTAGTTGCACTATTTACTTATATATTGAATAAAGGCAAACATAGATATGTGTTCAGatgattttaaataaatgacaaCGATTAATTTAAACAagaataaaaaggtaaaaaaaacaaattatatttttctaataacaAGAATGGAGGATCAATTAAAAACATAGTTTGAATTTCTGTTGTCCAAACATtcttactattttattttgaactttGAGATGCATTCcgtttattttttgaagaatcacatttatttttaatggaatCAAGTAAAGTAattccttcatcttttttttttttttttttttttttttttttttttttgtgagaatgaAGTAATTCCTATTTACACAATACTTTTATgctttcccccaaaaaaaaaaaaaaaaaaaaattcactttaatttttaatgaaaatcaataaaaagaaTTCCAATCAATACAGAAGTTTTTACGCCTTTCACTgttcacattaaaaaataaaaaatacccagtacccaacaaaaataaatagccACGGGCCACACCTAACTGACCCAAGCCCAAGGCCTTTAATTTAAAGAACATTCACGATCAAACTCCAGCAGACCTGTTGTGCTGAGTCACGCCCAAATCCctctttttattcatttttttacttttttacatttagagccataaaaaacaaaattgctgctatatatattatattcaacTCAAAAAAGTAGCAATTCTCATTACGCACTctctgtttatttttatttagattcACCCATGCCCCagccctttctttctttctttctacgtattattaatatttatgcCCTTTTTctgattattatttattttatttttataaacaataaagaaatttgatgatgatgatgatgatatgtCTGTGATTGTGACTGTCACTTTGCATGTCGTCATACAATTAAATAAAGAAGATAGATTAGATggggcagcagcagcagcagcaacttCAACATTTTATCCATCCGAACCATCCCTTGCTCTTCAATCCAGATGACAGACGTGGATATTCTTGTTGGGGGTGCGACGAATCAGTTTATGGTCCTAGCTACAGCTGCAAAGAATGTGGTGTGGGGTACAGTCATCATAAATCATGTGCGGAACTACCCCTTAAGTTGCACCATCCCTTGCACCCAATCCATCCTCTTATTCTCTTTCCCCCATGGAGATACCGGGAAAATTACAAATGCGAACTTTGCAAAGCATATAAAGCTGAATACACTTATCGGTGTTCCCGTTGCGACTTCAACCTTCACATCACATGCGCTTCTTTAGCGCCCACCACCATGGAACCTGAATTCCACCACCACCCATTGACCTCCGTTTGGAAGTGGATCACCTTCACTGGCGACATTTGCGGCAAAAAAGACGAAAGTACACCCTATTTGTGTAATACATGCGGTTTCTGGATTCATGGAAGATGTTCTCTTTTCCCACGCAAAGTCAAAGTTGTGCATCACAAGCACCTCCTCCACCTCATCCATTCTTCTCTTGAATTCCATCAATCCGACTCTCGATTTTGTCAAATCTGTGTTCAAGAGGTGGACACATGCTACGGGCTTTACTATTGCTCCAGATGTGATTTTGTTGCCCACTTAAATTGTGCTATGGGAAACAAGGAGAACATAAATTTGCAAGAATTTAAAGATGAGGATGAAGTTTCAGAGCTCAATGAATTGGTTGACTCAACTTACAAAGTCAAAAAATACAATATGAGGGAGGGTGGAATTCAAATAGCTGTAGAAATCAAACACTTCAGTCATGAGCATGACTTAATGCTTACCGAGCAGCttctaaaaacccaaaaatgcGATGGGTGCGTAAGAGCCATTGTCCCTCCGTTTTATAGTTGCATAAAGTGTAGCTTCTTTCTTCATGAATTTTGTgctaatttaccaaaaaaaaagcaacaccCACTTCATCAACACCAACCATCCCTGCTCCCAATGAAACCAAGTAAGGATTTTAGGTGTTATGCCTGTCATCATAAATGCAATGGCTTCACCTATTTGTGTGAGACATGCCGTTTTAGACTTGATGTTCAATGTAGTATGATCTCAGAAATCCTTAACCCCCCTGGTCATGATCACACACTTATTCTCTCTGGTGTTGAATCTTCTCAGAATTGCAGCTGTTGTGATTCTAGAACTTACCCAATATTCCGTTGTACCACTTGTGCATTTGCTTTGGACTTAAGATGTGCTACACTACCACATTCTATAAGATACAAACAACATGAGCATCCCTTTGCTCTCAGTTATAGAGTTGAAGATAACTCTGGTGAATATTATCGTGATATATGTGAAGAAAAACGAGACTCAAAATATTGGTTTTACTACTGTGAGGATTGCAGTTATCTTGCTCATCCAAAATGTATTATTGGGAAATACCCAAATTATAAGTTTGGAGGTACTTACACATTTGACTGTCACTCACACCCTCTTACTTTCATTGAGGAAACTAAGGACCAGCCTCGATGTAACAAATGTAATGATACTTGTGAAAAGTTGATCTATCAATGTTCTCACTGTAATTTCTACATCCACAAGAGTTGTTTATAAAAAGGAcaaatgtgtttttattttatactagaTGTAGTCCACGTAAGTTTTGGTGCATGGAATTCATCAAATGACATTGCAGTAATTCTTTTCAATGCTCTTTCTTGGCATCATGGTTCAAATACAATGTAAATACATTGTACCAACTCATGCTTGTTTGTGTCTGGTTGGACCCTGCCTTGTCCACTTTTGTTAGAAACAATAAGCTTGCTGATAATAggacttttcaattttcaatgttttatgGTATTACATTGTTTAGAAATGGAAGTTGGATTTCAGTGTGGAACATAAAGTTCAGGTTTGATGAACAAATACTGGAAATAAAAGGCAAGCTTCCGGTATCTCTTATCGGCTGTGTATGACTACTTTTCCctatattttctatttctatgcAATTCCAATTGCATTCATTTTCTTGAGCTCACATTAATTGtctgtcttcttcttctgcatTAGGTGAGCATCCATTATTTTGAAGAGGGAAATGAGCAATTAGAGTCAAAACATGAATGCAAAAATCCAATatctttttaagttattataGATTTACATGtttacactacaaaaaaaagggtctaTAGTTgcgtttaaaaaacgcggctatagaccctaaaaacgcggctatagggtAGAGTCGCGTTTCCTATAGCTGCGTTTACAAATGCAGCCTAAGCAATGTAGCAATAGGGCTATAGTTGCATTTTTGTAACCACGGCTAAAGATCTGCCCAATAGCCGCGTTTCTTAACCGCGGCTATAGGATTCgggcctatagccgcgtttttaaaaaaatgcggCTACAGACCAGCTTTaatctaaaattcaaatataaaaaattcaaaattaaacacaaatccaaaaaattcaaaatcaaacacaaatccagaaaattcaaaatcaaatacaacatactcacaatacaaacacacccagaaaattctaaatcaaatataacatactcacaatacaaacacatgcacccagaaaattcaaaatcaaacacaaacccagaaaattaaaaatcaaacacaacatactcacaatacaaacacacccagaaaattcaaaatcaaacacaacgtGCTCCAAAATATAACAACACAAACCCATGAATCTCCTCTCattcaacaaaaccaacccaaatCTAACACTAATTCCATTTAGGAAAACAAAAGCACAAGCCTAGAAATACAAAAGAACACAaacttgtgaaaaaaaaaaatgaagaagaaagagttaCCCAgatgtgaagaaggaagaaagaaaaaaaaaaaaaaaaaaaaagaaagaacgaaTAACCtgaagaatgaagaaagaaagggaaaagaaagaaaagatgagtATGTGGGGGTAGGTGGGAAAGTGGGGGTGTAGGTGGGAAAGAAGGTGTACGTGGGAagctttaggatttttttttttttttttttttttaagtgctacctatagccgcgtttttaaatcGCAGAAACACAGCTACAGGTTACCCATAGACGcgttttttaaaaacgcggctataagtcagcctttaaaaaatttataccaCAGgacctatagctgcatttttcaGGAGTCAAAATGCAGCTAAAGGTGacttatagccgcgtttttaaatcACAAAACACAACTACAAGTTACCATAGCTGCCTTTTtcaaaaacgcagctataggtcacctttaaaatcatatatacaGCTGGACTTATAGCCGCtttttaaaacatgaaaaacGCAGCTACTGGTTACCTATAGTCGTGTTTTTCAAAAACGTGGCTACAAATCcaccttaaaaaattatttgattggacctatagctgcgttttttaaaACGTGGCTGTAGCTTATCTTTAGTTGCGTTTCAACTTAGCTATAGTGGCGCTTTTtcaaaacgcggctataggtcagcctcaaattctaaattattcGACTGGACCTATAGtcgcgttttaaaaacgcagctataggttaGTTATAGCCGCATTTCCCTATAGCCCGTGTTTTTTGTAGTGTTATCAACATCTTTTATGTCATTAATTTTAGTCATTGATATACTTACTATTACTGTTAATTTTATGAAAGCTCAATTATGCATGATTCAATTATCATTGATGGTgaggttcttttcttttttgttttgtcaaCATAAATTTAGTAAGAATATTGGCCCGGTATTTTAATATAAAGGCACAACATGTACTTTGTAAATGTTGATGTTAAGAACATGGTGATTTGGGAGCAACAATTGTTAATAACATGGCTGGTTGAGTTATATAGTTTAATTGAATGTACTCCAAGTTCAAGGTAATCTTTAAAACTTTTTGGGCAAAGAGACTACAAATCTTGTCTAATAAGTTCAGGGTTTAGTTTGGAAAATGTTGGTCAGGCCTTTCCTGGTTTGAAGGATCTCATTGTTACataatacttttaaaatttcaaggaaaaatcattttctGTGACTTACTTGTGTACTTGTGTTCAAAAAGTCATGCTTTTAGttcttttcccttaatttttaagCATTCTAGTACTGTCCTATtgtgttattattatatttttagtaaTGTTGTGATATGCTTGTTCTGATCATCTAAGTTAGTTCTCTTTTTCATTGCCTAATTCTTATGTTATTTGGTTTTAGTCTCCTGATTACTGTGCAATTAACATAACCATTATTTGCCACCATGGGACTGAATATTTGGGGTCTCTTGAGCTTCTTTATATTCCTCTTTTTGTTGTTAAATGATTTAAGGTACTATTTTCTCCCCTCAAATTTAAAGTTAGGTTAGGTTGTTGTGCTTCTGCTTTCCACACAAATGAGTTCCAAGCCTCTTCATTCTAAAAATCCACCCTGACATTTACGTTGGTTTTCATTTGCTTGCACACTTCCAAAGTTTTTAGATTTCGTTATTGGTTTTGGAATCCCACATagtttagaaaattaaaaggaGATGCAATAATTCCTATTGAGAGTGTTAGTCCCACATTGGTAAGAAAAGAAACAGGGGACGAATAGTCCCTATACATTGGGTGGTGgtgtagtttttgttttgtgctcGTAGGAGTTTGATATCAAAGATTTGTCTTGTCTTTAGTGTGAGAGATTTGTGAGAC contains:
- the LOC126725191 gene encoding uncharacterized protein LOC126725191 isoform X4; protein product: MGQQQQQQLQHFIHPNHPLLFNPDDRRGYSCWGCDESVYGPSYSCKECGVGYSHHKSCAELPLKLHHPLHPIHPLILFPPWRYRENYKCELCKAYKAEYTYRCSRCDFNLHITCASLAPTTMEPEFHHHPLTSVWKWITFTGDICGKKDESTPYLCNTCGFWIHGRCSLFPRKVKVVHHKHLLHLIHSSLEFHQSDSRFCQICVQEVDTCYGLYYCSRCDFVAHLNCAMGNKENINLQEFKDEDEVSELNELVDSTYKVKKYNMREGGIQIAVEIKHFSHEHDLMLTEQLLKTQKCDGCVRAIVPPFYSCIKCSFFLHEFCANLPKKKQHPLHQHQPSLLPMKPSKDFRCYACHHKCNGFTYLCETCRFRLDVQCSMISEILNPPGHDHTLILSGVESSQNCSCCDSRTYPIFRCTTCAFALDLRCATLPHSIRYKQHEHPFALSYRVEDNSGEYYRDICEEKRDSKYWFYYCEDCSYLAHPKCIIGKYPNYKFGGTYTFDCHSHPLTFIEETKDQPRCNKCNDTCEKLIYQCSHCNFYIHKSCL